TGGAAGCATCCGAATTTTCAATATACAATACAGCGCCTGTCCCCAGCAAATGGGTGAACTGCGATACCGCCTGCGGCGTAACCCTGAGCGCCTGCCAGCCGATGATATAGCCTTTTATATGATCCTTTTCGGCAATTGTCGCTACAACCGGGTAGTACATCGCTCCGCTGATATTATAAATTTTGCCTACAACAGCCAGGTTGGGCGGCACATTCATAAATGATAATACTGCACGTATATCCGTCTTTACATCTATTTTGGACTTTTCAGAGCGCAATACCGGTTTTCCGCCGGAGTCGAGTAATTCCACCGATACCCATGTTGTATCGCGGTGAAGCTTATCGAGTTCGGCAAGCGTTTCTTTGCGAAAGTCCTTACCGCCTGACTCAAGGCATTTATTAACCGACGATTGTTTGGCTGCGTTCTCCATCGAGGCTACCACTAGCTGGGCCGACTGCCCGAACATGGTGCTTATCTGGCTGCTAAGCGTTTCAATCCGTACTTTTCCTTCGGCCAGTGTCGCCTTCCGTAAGCTGTAATAGTTTGCCACGCCATAAAGCGTTATGGCCGAAAGCAGGAAGAAACATATCAACAACGGCACGCGTTGTTGTATTGACAATCTGCCTGAAAAAAACCGGTTTTTCTGCATATTCATAGTTTGATCTTATTGCCTTTAACGCCTGAAAACACGAACGATCCTTTGTTTTTATCAGCTTTGGTCAATAAGTAAAAGCGTGATTTAATACAGGGTTAACAAACTGCGATCAAGGTTTAAAAATTAATTCAGAGATAATAATGCCTCTGTCAGGGCTCATTGATATTAATCATTAGTTTCATAATTAGGGCTTATAAACAAATATAATACATATTTTTAGTTAATAAGCACCGTTTTTTAACCCATTTTTTGTAAAAATAATAGGATGATAATTACAACATCTCGTCTATGATATTATCAGCAATTCGGAATATGATCAGTATGCAGACCAATACTGACCTGGTATTTATATTTATTATGTAATATGATCGTGTGCCTATAGTCTATTGTTGCAGATAACGGCTTGTTTGGCTCTTCTAAAAAAAGCGAACAATTTTTTATTTATTTAAAATGTTTTCACCTGCCAATCGTCTCTACCTTTAAAGGAGAAAATAAATTGATCACCGCAGTAATGCCCGAAGAAAAACAAAATCATATCATACAGGCTATCAGATCGTATGGTAAGGGCTTGCTGGGCTTTATCCGGAAACGTGTTAAAAACGATGCCGATGCTGAAGATATCCTGCAGGATGTATGGTACCAGTTAAGCTCCGTGGTAAACGCCGAACCGATAGAGCAAACAGGCGCCTGGCTTTACCGCGTGGCAACCAACAAGATCATTGACAAGAACCGCAAGAAAACCGAAGAGCTGCTCGACCTGTCTCCGGGCGAAGATGGTGACGACGATGATGCCCCCGATTTCAGGGCCATCCTGCTTACCGAAGGCACCACGCCCGAGACCGAATATATACGCAACCTGTTTTGGGAGCAATTGTTTGTGGCCCTGGACGAGTTGCCCGAAGAGCAGCGGCAGGTGTTTATCTGGCAGGAACTGGACGATATCCCCTTTAATGAAATAGCCCAACGCACCGGCGAAAATGTACAGACGCTTGTCTCGAGAAAGCGCTATGCCGTGCTTCACCTGCGCAAAAGGCTAAAACAATTGTATTTAGAGATTACAGAATATTAAAAAGTAAAAAAGACATGAGAGATACAGATTTTGGAGACCGTGCTTACAGGCATAAGGCCCATTTCAGAAAAAAAATAATTTTTATACCCTTCCTGGTAGCCGGCGGGCTGGCGCTTATCAGCTACATCGTAATGCTGCTTTGGAATGGTTTACTGCCCGAAGTTTTGCATACGGGCACCATCACATTCTGGCAAGCCATGGGCCTGTTCATACTTGCCAAAATACTTTTCGGCTTCGGTAAGGGCGGCGGCCGTGGGGGTGCGCCGTGGATGCGCCATAAAATGGAAAGATGGCGGGATATGAGCCCCGAAGAACGTGACCGCCTGCGCGAACAAATGCGCTCACGCTGCAACAAATGGGGCAGGCACCGGGGTGATTTTGATTGGGACCAGCCTGCCGAAAGCGCGACCCCGGCTACAGAAGAGCCCATAAAACCCACTGAATAACAAAAAAACTACCGGTCCTGTCCAATTTTTACGGGCCCGGTAGTTATTGGTTTATAAGATATATGGCAATGGAAATATTGATCTTTAAAACAAACGTTACAAGCAAAAGAAAAGTAAGTAAGGTAAAGCGCTTGCTAACTTCGGTAGATGCCATTAAACAATGGAATTTTGACCTGGAGGATTGCGATAAGGTATTGCGTATAGAAGCTAACGGCCTAAACACCGGCTATGTCGAATCCCTGTTGCATACAGCCGGGTTTCACTGCCAGGAAATGGATTATTAAGGTCACGGGTAACGCTTCATGCTCATCAGGATGACCGTGGCGCATACTAATACTATGGCAATAATGAATACTATCATAACATCCTATGATTTAACAGATTATCGAAAAAATTATTGTGCACGGTATTCAAGACTTACGAAGTTTTAAAAACTCCGTAAGTCTGTTTTAGAAAGTAGGATCAGTTGAATGCGTTCTTCAACTGGATATATTTGTTCAGGTCCTTCGAATTGAACCCTTTTGCTTTCATTTCTTTTATATACTCTGGGGTCACTCCCGTGGCCTTCATTGATGTGGCATCGTTAAGCGATATGTTGGTGAAGCCTATATCTTTAAAACCTTTGATAAAGGCCGGCGTAACGCCCAGGGCCTTAAGCGATGTAACGTCATTCAGCGATACATTGGTAAACCCGATGTCTTTAAAGCCTTTAATAAAACCGGGTGTAACACCCAACGATTTCAGTGAGGACAATTCATTGATCGGGATCTGTTTGTAACCCACGGCCTCGAAACTTTTAATAAATTCGGCGTTAACGTTCAAAGCTTTAAGCGACGATAGTTCGTTGATGGAAATGTTCTTATAGCCCATATCTTCAAAGCCTTTTATAAAATCCGGTTTAATGCCCAGCGCCTTCAGCGATGTCAGGTCATTAGGCGATAGATCTTTATAGCCTATATCATTAAAGCTCTTGATAAAATCGGCATTTACGCCCAGCGATTTGAAAGACATCAATTCATTGGCCGATATATTTTTATAACCCATATCGTTAACACCTTTGATGTATTCAGGCGTAATACCTAACGATCTCAGCGAAACCAGTTCGTTTGCCGATATGTTTTTATAACCCAAAGCAGCAAGGCTTTTGGCATAATCCGAAGTGACACCCACCGCTTTCATGCTGGTCAGTTCATTTATCGGTACGTTGGTGTAGCCGGCTTCCTTGATATCCCGCACATAAGCCGAATCGATGTTCATCGCTTTGAATGAAGTAATATCTTCGGCACGCGGCATTTCATTTTCGTTACCGTTCTTTGCAAATTTTGCGTTAGCTTTTTTCAGGCTTGCTATATACTTGCCGTCTATACCCAAAGCTTTAAAGCTCGTCAGCTGGTTAAAATCAACATCCTTATAGCCGGCTTCACGTATTTCGTGCACATATTCCTTATTGATGCCCAACGCTTTGGCCGACACCAGTTCGTTCGGGCTCATATGCATATAACCTTCCTGTTTCCAGAATTTTATGAAAGGCTCGTCTACTTTAAGCGCGCCCATGGATACCAGATCATTCTTACCAAGATGGGTGTACCCGTTAGCTTTCAGCATCGCCACGTAATCTCTTTTAATATTGATGATAAAAAATGCGAACTGGTCATTTTCCTCTATCCCGGTAATGCCTTCACTTTTCAGGTAATCAGTAAATCCCTTATCGGCCGTGAATTTGTAATGGCCATAACCGTCGTTACCGTCAAACTTTCCATTGAAAAGTACCGTGCCGGCATCGCGTTTAAGCGTAAAATCACCTTTTGTGTCTTTTGGCAGGGACGAAAATTCACTCAGCAGGAAGCTGTCGCTGTTCGACCAGTTATGATCGTCATCATCGTTCCTGAATTCAATGCGCACCTTCTCGCCTTTTATGGTGGCAAACCAGGTACCCTGGCTCATATCCCGCGATCCCCAGTTTTGGTGAAACGATTGATTACGGGAAACAGTGGCTTTGCTTTTGGTTTTTGCCTTGCCCTGGCTGAACGCTGTTTGGTTAAGCGCACAGGCCAGCCCTGCCATCAGCGGCAGCAGGATAAAATATTTCCACATCGTATGGATGTTCGATCTCTTGACGTTCATCATAACAATTCGTTTCTTTAACAGTGATTGATTATAGTTGGTAGTAACGCTCAGCGCCAAATGTGGCACCGATACTTTTAATAAGCTCATCTGGTAGCTTTCCTTTTCAACCGGGTTGTGGCCAAGCACCGTTTCGTCGGTCAAAAACTCCAGGTTGTTTTCCAGTTCGCCCCGGTAAAGCCAGGCAAAAGGGTTAAACCACTGGAACACCAACACGAGTTCGGCTAACAAAATATCCGCGCTGTGGCCCTGCTGTATGTGCACCTTCTCATGCAATAGTATTTGGTTATAGGTATCCCAGTCGTATTTTTCGGGATTGATAAAAATGTTGTTGCCAAACGAGCACGGCGCTTTATCACCGGTAACTTCAATTATCCGGAATTTACCATCCAGTATCACGGGGTTCGAATAGGCGCGGTAAAGCAGTACGATAACTTGCAGCAACAGGTTCAAGCCAAAGGCCCCCACCCCTGCCCAATAGATATAAAACAACCATTTGATAACGATGGGCCATACCGGTTTGGCCTGCTCAGCAATGATGGATTGGGGCTCGCCGGCCGCGGTAACCGTCGGCGCAGCCTGTACCTTTGCCGCCTCATGTTTTACAACAGGCTGTTTTTTTGCTTGTTGTTGCGCCTGCTTTTGGGCGGCCAATACCTGTTTTTGAACTTCAGCTTTTATAAGCACAGCCATTTCCGGTGTTTGCTGAACCTGTGCTTTTAAAGCGGCCCGCCCCGGTTCGCTCCTTAGCGTCCAGGCCTCGGGAATGGTAATAAGCGGCAGCGTGAACGAAAGCCCCAGGCATACAAGCAATATCACCCGGTTAAGTTTATAAAAGGTTTCGCGCTGTAAAAATATCTTGTAAAACAGCAGGCTTATCGATATAAGCAGCGCTACGTGCAATATATAAGGTATCATTTCTTTGACGATTTAATGATGTCTAATATTTCGTTCAGTTCCGATTCTGATATTTTTTGTTCTTTGGCAAAAAAAGCCAGCATGCTTGGATACGAGTTATTGAAGTATTGGCTCACGATATCCTTCATGGCATGTTTCTGGTAATCGTCCCTGCTGATGACCGGGTAGTAACGAAAGATATTACCAAAGGCCTCATGCGCCAGGAAACCTTTCTCCTCCAATATTTTTACCATAGTGGCGACTGAGTTGTAATGTGGTTTCGGATCGGGCAGTTCGGGAATGATCTCTTTAATAAATGCCTTCTCCAGGCTCCAGAAAACCTGCATGATTTGTTCTTCTCTTTTAGCCAGCTTTTGCATTTCTAATCAAATTTTAATCTAAACTAATACTAATCAATTAGTATTACAACTAATCGATTAGTATTTTTTGTAATCAATTGACTATCAGCCTAAAATTTTTTAGCTTGGGTATATATCTTTTGCACAGCTACCTTATACCCGGCCTGGTTACAGGCCGGGCGGAACATTATGGATTAGACGCACGTAACATATTGAATGTGACGGTAGTCATAGGATACATTGGATGTAATTACTTAATTTAATCTTAAGGAAAATTTTACATTCAATTTATCTTGTTATTTTTGCACCCTGATTAATTTTTACAGACTAAAGTGGCCCGGACAATTGCGATAACATTAAGAAATAACTGGAAACAGACCTGGAGTTCCTCGCTTCAGCGTACGCAGATCATTATCGGTTCTATACTGGTGATCGTCATATCCTGTATGATGCCTACGTTTTTCAATCTTATCCAGAAAAGAACGGGCCCGGTTTTAAACGACTGGGTTTTAGCAGCTGTTCCGCCGCATAACGTTTCGTGGGCGATATTTACAGTTATCTGGGGTGTGGGCTTTTATTCGCTTTGGAGAGCAATAGAGAAACCAACGATCTACATCACTTACCTATGGACGTTTATATTCGTCACCATGCTGCGGGTATTGTCCATCAGCCTGATACCGCTCGATCCGCCAAAAGGGTTGATCGTGTTAACTGATCCCCTTACAGGCGTTTTTTACGGCCAAAGTAATATTACAAAAGACTTGTTCTTTTCCGGACATACCTCTATCCTTTTCATGCTGGTACTTTGTTTGGAAAAAAAATCGGATAAAATACTGGCAGGTATTGCCACCTTTATTGTTGCCTGCCTGTTAATAGTGCAGCACGTGCACTACACTGTCGATATTATTGCAGCGCCGATTATTATATATCCTGTTTACAGATTTGTCAAATTTCTGCTTGGATAAGCGACCACAGCCAGTTTCTTAGCGTTAACATAAAAAAGGCCCCCGCCTGGCGGCGGGAGCCCGTCCCGATAACGTTATACTATCGGGAACAACCTAAACCTTATCACGACTTATAAACGGAGTAAATCGTTACTTTAGTTTTGTGATATTGCGTTATGACTTTGGTATGATAAAACCACTGGTATGCAAACAGAAGAGATAGAGCGCCTGATAAAAATAAGCAGGGAACGCCCGTTGCTGCCCGAAAGTTATATCCCCTGGCAGCAGGAACCTCGGGCGGAAGACATCTTTTTGCCCGAAATTCTTACCTCGCTCCACGGGTTAGATATCTACGACACGCTTACCCCTACGCAAAAGATAGAATTGGGCAGGCACGAACTGGTACAGGTGATAGCCTCCTATGCCTGGGGCGAATGCCTTTTTTGCCTGTTCATGACGCGGTATATCCTCACCCTCCCTTTGGCCGACGTCCGGCACCGTTTTCTGCTACGCGAACTGATCGAGGAGTTCCGCCACCAGGAAATGTTTGGGCAGGCTATTAACAAACTGGGCGGCGAACCTATTCCCCAATCGCGGCTGCATAAGTTTTTTGGCGAATTCAGTAACAAGTACCTGCCCGCCGATTATTTATTTATGGGCAGCATATCGGTTGAGTTGGTTACAGATGTTTACGGGAACTACGCACGTAAATCGCCCGGTGTTTACCCGGTAATACGCAAAATGTTCGACCTGCATAATATCGAGGAGGCGCGGCATATCCTTTTCACCAGGGCGCTCCTTAAAGAATATGCGGCAAAAGCAGGGTACATCAAGCGCACCCTGTATAGTTATGTCATCCTGTTCAATATCCTGTTCGTACGCACCATGTATGTGAAAAAAAAAATATTTGAACGCACCGGCATCCAAAACCCCGATAGGGTTTATAAGATGGCGTCAAAGAATTTCAAACAGAAATTCGCTGAAACCTGCCTCGGTGATATTATTGAATTTGTAGATAGCTGGCGGGGTTTTAACCGTGCCACCCGCTGGGCCTGGCGCCGCATTTTAAAAGCAAAAGTTTAAACCGGCATCCAACAATAAAACAATCAGGCAATACAGCAATTATTCCGATGCTTCCTCACCCTTCTCTCCCAGTTTCACAATATCGCCTTCTTTAAATAATATAGCCTTCAAAGTATCCCGCCATTTGGGTTTCTGGCGCAGCAGAAATTCCAGGTCCATGCCAAAATGTTTAAATTCTTCGTGCTGGGCGTTCTGCATAATGGCTTTGGCCTGCTTGTCTTTTTCTACGGATATACGTTGTTCATACCAGTTGATAGCCTCAGCTTCTTCAGTAAGCGAAACGATCATCCTGGCGAAAGTGCGTGTCTTGTCGGATAACTCCTCTGGTGGTTCGTGGTATTGGTCAAATGACATAATTCTTTCCTTTTGGATATAAAAAGAATTATTGCCGCGAATTGTTTTAGTCAGAATGAACAAGCCGAAGACGGCTTTATATCCTCCTTATCTGTAGCTAAGGACGCTTTGTCTTTCTTATAGGTGATTATCCAGATGCTGTCAAAATCCGTACCGGGCCAGGCAGGTGGATTTTTGATGCCAAGCGCTTTGGCTATCTTCGGTATATTATCATGTTCCCACACCACAATAACAACGCCGTTAAGCTTTGTTATTTCATTGGCCAGGTCCTTATGATCATCCACCGCGTAAGTGCTGTTGATGGCGAGGTTATATTTTACCGCATAAGGCGTAATCAGTTGGAACATGCGCACCGGTTTGGTCTGGCTGCCCGATTTAATTGCCGGCACAAATATGGCCGATGCCGTGCCAAACTTGTCGTAAAGCACCTTAGGCAAAGCCAGCGAACGATTAAAGCCCGCACAATCAAGGTTATCGCCGTCCGCGGGTTTTTCGCCATGCCTGATAATAACCACTTTCAGGTCCTGGCTTTTTTTCTGGCATGCGCCAAAGGTGGCAAAGCAGCATGCTGTTGTCAGAAGGAATAAAAGCCTGACGTAATTTTTCATCATTTCTTGCTATTGGACAATGAATTTACTTGCCTTTCTTCTTCATGTCATCCAGGCGAGAAACATCAAACCAGTCTTTCTCTCTGTGTGTTAATATTTTCATTCGCCGAAGAAACTCATAATTAACAACGTTTAAAATTAGTCCGTCACCTAAGTCATGCTTTATCATTTCTTTTTCAGCTAAGTCGAAATTGATTGTGGGATGAACAATTGTTAAACAGTCTATAGAGTCGGGCATCTCTCCTATGGTACATTTGAAAAAAGACGTAAAATCTTCTTGTTTTATGACAGACACTTCTTCTTCTGTATATTTCAAATCAAGAAGAACGTTGTAAAAAGCATCCCGGTTGAAATTAGTTGGTGCCAGCCAAATATCAATATCGCTTGTATGGCGTTCAACTCCATGAAAATTTACGGCAACTCCTCCTATCAGCATATATCTTACCTTGTGCTTTTGCATATAGGTAAGAAATTCTATGAAAAACTTATCCTCAATGTCAAACGCCATCGTGTGTATGATAAATCTTAAATATTTTTGCCGGTAACTGCGGGCTTTTCCTGAAGTTTATTTTCTTTTTCAATTTAAAAAAATACCGTAATCTTTCTGAATAAGTAAGCATCGCAAAAAACTGCCTGCGCTCTTCTTCATCTTCTTCGAATGTGGTATTTATTTTAATTCGCTTCAATTTTTTCCAGGTTGATATATTCCTGCAAACTTTCCTGCTGACCCGGTTTGCCATTTTTAAAGGCAGCCCTTGGCTTCAATCCCAATAGTTCAAACATCGCCATATCGGTATCGAACGACGGGTTTGGCGTAGTCAGTAATTTATCGCCAGCAAATATCGAGTTTGCACCCGCCATAAAGCAAAGAGCCTGCTCTACGGTGGTCATTTCTGTCCGTCCTGCAGATAAGCGCACTACCGTTTTAGGCATAATTATCCGCGTTGTCGCTATCATGCGTACCATATCCCAAACAGCTACTTTCGCCTGGTCGGCCAGCGGAGTCCCTTTGATGGGTACCAAAGCATTGATAGGCACCGATTCCGGGTGTTTAGGCAGGTTCGAAAGCGTCTTCAGCATCGAAATTCTATCTTCAACCGTTTCACCCAGGCCAATAATGCCACCGCTGCAAACGGTTATTTTAGCCTTGCGTACATGCTCAAGCGTTTTCAGGCGCTCGTCGTAGGTCCGGGTGGTAATTATGCGTTTGTAGTCTTCTTCCGATGTATCCAGGTTATGATTATAGGCATACAGCCCGGCATCTGCTAAACGCTGCGCCTGCGATTCGGTAAGCATACCCAGCGTACAGCAAACCTCCATGTCCAGATCGTTCACGGCCTTTACCATGTCAATCACCTTATCAAAATCGCGGTTATCGCGCACCTCGCGCCAGGCAGCACCCATACAAAGTCTTGATGCGCCGCCTGCTTTGGCTTTTTCAGCAGCAGCTATCACTTCGTCCTTAGGCATTATGGCGTGTACGTCCACCCCGGTGTTATAACGCGCCGCCTGCGGGCAGTAGGCGCAGTCTTCGGGGCAGCCGCCGGTTTTGATGGAGATAAGCGAGCTTATCTGCACTTCAGAATAGTCCTTATTTTCGCGGTGAATGGTAGCGGCTTCATAGATCAGGTCTAAAAGCGGCTGATGATATATTGCTGATATTTCTTCTTTTGTCCAGTTGTTTCTAAGCTCTGCCATAGGTTTCGTTTTCGACGGTCAAATTTATAATAAAGCTTTATAATAGCTTAATGATGCGGTAATAAAAACTGCGTAGCCAGCCAAAGCGGTAATAAAAACCCTGCGCAGTCGGTAAAAGTGGTGATAATGATAGACGATGCCACAGCCGGGTCAATACCTACCCGCTTCAAAACCAGCGGTATAGTGGCCCCTGTTAACCCGGCAATGATCAGGTTACCCGTCATCGCCAAAAACAAAACGAGGCCCAGTTTCAAATTGGCATCATAGATCATAGCAATAAAAAATACGATCAATCCATTTGCCGCGCCGTTTATCAGGCCAACTAAAAACTCTTTGAGCACAGTATTATACGCCTGGCGGTCGGTAAGGTCGCTTAGCGAGATACGCCGCACGGTAACCGCAAGTGCCTGTGTGGCGGCATTGCCTCCCATGCCGGCAATAATGGTCATATAAGCCGAAATAATGGCAATGCGTTCTATCGTGGTATCAAAATGCCTGATAATTGAAGCAGCAAGGTAGGCCGTGCCCAAATTGATGATGAGCCAGGGCAGGCGGCTTTTTACAGCAGCTTTCCAGTTACCGCTCAGTTCTTCGTCCTCAGACACACCGGATATTTTTAATATATCCTCGGTGCTCTCTTCCTCCATTACGTCAATAATATCATCCACCGTAATCCGCCCCAGCAGTTTCATGTGGTCGTCTACAACGGGTATCGCCGTCAGGTTGTACTGCGAAATAAGTTTGGCTACCTCCTCCTGGTCCAGGTCGGCTTTAACATATACAAAATCTTTGATCACCAGGTTCTCTATCCAGGTATTGGCATGGGCCTTGATGATAGATTTGATGGATAATATACCTTTCAGTACGTCAAACTCGTCGACAGCATAAATAGTATTGAACTCTTCCATCTCCTCCGACTGCCGGATGATCTCGTCCAGCGCGTCTTTCTTATCAAGATAAATGTTCACCTTGATCACCTGCGAGTTCATCAGGCCGCCGGCAGTATCTTCAGCGTAGCCTAAAAGCGCGCGGATGTTCGAAGCGTCTTCCTCGTCCAGGTCCTCGAGTATCTCTTTTTGCTCATGTTCTTCTAATTGCGATATGATATCCGTCGCATCGTCGTAGTCGAGTTCCTCGATGATCTCCGACCGTTTTTCAGGGTGCAGGCTGATAAGCAGTTCGCCGGGGTCCTGCTCCTCGTTCATCTCGGATATTACTTCCGATGCCTCTTCGGTTGGCAGTATGTTGATGATCTTTTCCCTTGCCTCAAGCGGGAGCTGTTCAAAAAGTATGGCGATCTCCGACGCATGATACTCGGCCAGAACCTTCTCTAACTCAGCATCATCGCCACCAAGCGCGGTTTTAATGCGCTCAAGGTCTTCCTTATTGATCTCGAACGATTCCATACCCGACTAAAATACATAAATATGCCGCAATAGCTGTGAAAAAATGAACAAAATCGAAGTCCGTAGCGAAGACTTGCCAAAGAAAATCAAACCGTATAATCAAACCTGACTTTAACTGAAGAAAGCTTTTGCAACCGCCCCAGCACGTGGTTCACCTGCATTTTTCGGATAGACAGTTTGATCTCGCAATTATTGTCAAACTGCTGGTGCAGTACCTCAAGATTATCTTCCTTGATCAGCTTCATCACATCGTTCATCTGCCGGTAATCAAATGACAAAGTGTAAACATCATTCATTGTTTTTTCAATCGCTCTACATTCGTTCAAAGCCAATTCTGTAGCCGTACGATAGGCATTGATCAAACCAGGAACACCGAGCAAAGTGCCGCCAAAATAGCGTACCACTATAACAGCAACATTCGTCAAATTTCGCGACAGCAGAGTATTTAATATTGGCCTTCCGGCTGTGCCCGAGGGTTCACCGTCATCGTTCAGGCGGAAAACCGACCTGTCGGTGCTCCAGCGCAGTGCCCAACAATGATGATTGGCTTTTGGGTGTTCGTGTTTAAGATTCGCGACGATTGCTTTTATGTCCTGGTCGGAGTTTAACGGGTAAGCGTAACCTAAAAATTTACTGCCCCTGTCACGAAAAATGGCTTCGCCGGGCCTGTCAATAGTGAAATAAGTATCGTCAAAAAGCATCAGGAAATAAAAGCAATGAGCCGGTGGATAGAATCGGGAAAGGAATTGATCAGTATAGCTATGATACCGAGCGCAATCCCCACCAAATTGATCAAACTCAGTTTTTCCCTAAAAATCAGGAGTCCTACCAAAGCGCCTGCTATGATAACCCCTATATCCATCGATGAAAACACATAGGATGGCCGGTCGGCCAAAACGCGGTGCGCTTTTATAAAAAACAGGATATTGCCAAAATTAGCTATTCCCAATATCCACCCTATCAAAATATGCGGCCACGAGAAGCGCATTTTTTTATTGGCGATCAGATACACCATGCCGATAACCGATACCGCAAACGCCACTATAAAAACATAAAACAGCGATGTGGTAAATGGCACTTCTTTGATCTTGGCTACCTGCTTCAGCAAGACGTCGATAATGCCCATACCGAGGAATATAACGGCAAGGTATATCCACGAATAGGACGAACGCCGCCTTACGGCACGTTTTTGTTTCCACGGCACCAGGCATATCAGCGCGGCGAAGCCTATAGAAATGGCAACTACTTTAACCGTATCCAATTTTTCGCCGAATATCAGGAACGATGCGATAACCGGGATAAATAACGACAAGCGCTGCGCCACATCCGTACGAACAATTCCCGTGAGTTTGATGGATGAAGCGATGACCAGGAAAAGAACCGGGAGCAGTATACCCAGTCCGGCATAAATAGCAAATGGCGCTTGCTGAAAGGGTATCGTATGCGGTTTAAAAAACAGCCAGGTAAGCAGTATTGCCGCGGAGTAATTCCAGGTGATGGCCTGGTAAACATCGATCTGGTACCGTTTGGCAAGTTTTAGCATCACCGAAACTGTAACACTGAAGCAAATACTCAGGAATATATAAAACATTAGTGCTTAGGTTTATTGTATATCGTTTGCAACCTGTCGTTTCCTATTAATGACTCCTCAGCCCCCTCTCCTGTTACACTTGGCGCTTTGATTCCCTTTCTTAATACAGTTTTGCCGGTAAATACTCTTGCCTCGTCCCACAAGCCGGCTCCGATGAAACTATTCAGCGTATGAGCTCCTCCTTCGATAATAACAGACTGAATATCCTGCAAATACAACTGGAACAAAATATACTGTGGCACAAAACGTTCAAAGTCTTCCAGTGCAATATACTTAATTTTACCGTCGATGTCCGTTTTCACTTCGTTGAATACCAGTGTCTCTACGCTTTGGTCGTAAATATTTAAAGAAGCGTCAAGTTCCAGCCTGCGGTCAATCACCACTCTTTTAGGCGATTTCCCCGGCCACAGGCGAGTGTTCAGTTGTGGGTTATCTATGGCTGCTGTATTTTTTCCTACTAATATTGCATCCTCTTCGCTGCGCCACTGATGCACCAGCCTTTGCGATTCTTCACCGGTTATCCAAAACTGGCTCTTGTCTGCCGGAGCGAAAAAGCCATCCGTAGTCTGCGCCCATTTAAGTACAATATAAGGGCGCTTCTGTTGTACCCTG
Above is a window of Mucilaginibacter ginsenosidivorans DNA encoding:
- a CDS encoding YigZ family protein, which produces MLFDDTYFTIDRPGEAIFRDRGSKFLGYAYPLNSDQDIKAIVANLKHEHPKANHHCWALRWSTDRSVFRLNDDGEPSGTAGRPILNTLLSRNLTNVAVIVVRYFGGTLLGVPGLINAYRTATELALNECRAIEKTMNDVYTLSFDYRQMNDVMKLIKEDNLEVLHQQFDNNCEIKLSIRKMQVNHVLGRLQKLSSVKVRFDYTV
- the ribD gene encoding bifunctional diaminohydroxyphosphoribosylaminopyrimidine deaminase/5-amino-6-(5-phosphoribosylamino)uracil reductase RibD, translating into MSFHETYMQRCLELAALGIGSVSPNPMVGAVIVHEEKIIGEGYHRQYGQAHAEVNAVNSVLSKYDNAEELLRSSTIYVSLEPCAHYGKTPPCADLIIKQRIPKVIVGCRDPFDQVDGKGIEKLQQAGIEVITGVLEAECNWLNRRFFTRVQQKRPYIVLKWAQTTDGFFAPADKSQFWITGEESQRLVHQWRSEEDAILVGKNTAAIDNPQLNTRLWPGKSPKRVVIDRRLELDASLNIYDQSVETLVFNEVKTDIDGKIKYIALEDFERFVPQYILFQLYLQDIQSVIIEGGAHTLNSFIGAGLWDEARVFTGKTVLRKGIKAPSVTGEGAEESLIGNDRLQTIYNKPKH
- a CDS encoding histidine phosphatase family protein, with amino-acid sequence MMKNYVRLLFLLTTACCFATFGACQKKSQDLKVVIIRHGEKPADGDNLDCAGFNRSLALPKVLYDKFGTASAIFVPAIKSGSQTKPVRMFQLITPYAVKYNLAINSTYAVDDHKDLANEITKLNGVVIVVWEHDNIPKIAKALGIKNPPAWPGTDFDSIWIITYKKDKASLATDKEDIKPSSACSF
- the mgtE gene encoding magnesium transporter, which produces MESFEINKEDLERIKTALGGDDAELEKVLAEYHASEIAILFEQLPLEAREKIINILPTEEASEVISEMNEEQDPGELLISLHPEKRSEIIEELDYDDATDIISQLEEHEQKEILEDLDEEDASNIRALLGYAEDTAGGLMNSQVIKVNIYLDKKDALDEIIRQSEEMEEFNTIYAVDEFDVLKGILSIKSIIKAHANTWIENLVIKDFVYVKADLDQEEVAKLISQYNLTAIPVVDDHMKLLGRITVDDIIDVMEEESTEDILKISGVSEDEELSGNWKAAVKSRLPWLIINLGTAYLAASIIRHFDTTIERIAIISAYMTIIAGMGGNAATQALAVTVRRISLSDLTDRQAYNTVLKEFLVGLINGAANGLIVFFIAMIYDANLKLGLVLFLAMTGNLIIAGLTGATIPLVLKRVGIDPAVASSIIITTFTDCAGFLLPLWLATQFLLPHH
- a CDS encoding EamA family transporter; the protein is MFYIFLSICFSVTVSVMLKLAKRYQIDVYQAITWNYSAAILLTWLFFKPHTIPFQQAPFAIYAGLGILLPVLFLVIASSIKLTGIVRTDVAQRLSLFIPVIASFLIFGEKLDTVKVVAISIGFAALICLVPWKQKRAVRRRSSYSWIYLAVIFLGMGIIDVLLKQVAKIKEVPFTTSLFYVFIVAFAVSVIGMVYLIANKKMRFSWPHILIGWILGIANFGNILFFIKAHRVLADRPSYVFSSMDIGVIIAGALVGLLIFREKLSLINLVGIALGIIAILINSFPDSIHRLIAFIS
- the bioB gene encoding biotin synthase BioB, coding for MAELRNNWTKEEISAIYHQPLLDLIYEAATIHRENKDYSEVQISSLISIKTGGCPEDCAYCPQAARYNTGVDVHAIMPKDEVIAAAEKAKAGGASRLCMGAAWREVRDNRDFDKVIDMVKAVNDLDMEVCCTLGMLTESQAQRLADAGLYAYNHNLDTSEEDYKRIITTRTYDERLKTLEHVRKAKITVCSGGIIGLGETVEDRISMLKTLSNLPKHPESVPINALVPIKGTPLADQAKVAVWDMVRMIATTRIIMPKTVVRLSAGRTEMTTVEQALCFMAGANSIFAGDKLLTTPNPSFDTDMAMFELLGLKPRAAFKNGKPGQQESLQEYINLEKIEAN